A genomic region of uncultured Roseibium sp. contains the following coding sequences:
- the leuS gene encoding leucine--tRNA ligase, whose amino-acid sequence MATERYNAREVEARWQKVWNDKDVFVTHNDDPREKYYVLEMFPYPSGRIHMGHVRNYAMGDVVARYKRAKGFNVLHPMGWDAFGMPAENAAMQNKVHPKDWTYENIAAMREQLKIMGLSLDWSREFATCDVAYYTQQQRLFLRFLEAGLVYRKNAKVNWDPVDMTVLANEQVIDGRGWRSGALVEQRELTQWFFKISDFSEDLLDAIETLDRWPDKVRLMQKNWIGRSEGLRVRFEFTSPAPTGDTSLEIFTTRPDTLFGASFMGLSPDHPISAKLAEDNPELKAFIDECKRVGTSEEAIEKAEKKGIDTGLRVRHPLDNTLELPVYVANFILMDYGTGAIFACPAHDQRDLDFARKYGLPVKPVVLPKDADPATFEIGTEAYTEDGTIFNSDFMNGMSIPDAKEAIAQKLESLTVDGAPQGERQINYRLRDWGISRQRYWGCPIPVIHCDTCGVVPEKDENLPVQLPDDINFDKPGNPLDRHPTWRETTCPKCGKPARRETDTMDTFVDSSWYFVRFTAPDCDQPTDPEAANGWLPVDQYIGGIEHAILHLLYSRFFTRAMQKVGALDLKEPFKGLFTQGMVTHETYRLGEGANGAWISPAEIRIEDVDGKRRATLLDTGEEVAIGSIEKMSKSKRNTVDPTDIIDTYGADTARWFMLSDSPPERDVIWTEDGVQGAWRFVQRVWRLIGEISDSCEPRNGAAPDVSGRALDLRRASHKTLHAVSSDLEALAFNRAVARLYELVNTISKTISDGIADDQTEYAVREAADYLVQMMAPMMPHLAEECWSALGHDNLISETRWPVADPALLAEDSVTYPIQINGKRRGELEIAKEASKEEVEAATLALDFVRKALNGNQPKKLIVVPQRIVNVVV is encoded by the coding sequence ATGGCAACGGAACGGTACAACGCGCGCGAAGTGGAAGCGCGCTGGCAGAAGGTCTGGAACGACAAGGACGTCTTTGTCACCCACAACGACGATCCCCGCGAAAAATACTATGTCCTTGAGATGTTCCCCTACCCGTCCGGCCGCATTCACATGGGTCACGTCCGCAACTACGCGATGGGCGATGTCGTTGCCCGCTACAAGCGTGCGAAGGGCTTCAACGTTCTCCATCCGATGGGCTGGGATGCGTTCGGCATGCCGGCTGAAAACGCGGCCATGCAGAACAAGGTCCACCCGAAGGACTGGACCTATGAAAACATCGCCGCCATGCGCGAGCAGCTCAAGATCATGGGCCTGTCCCTCGACTGGAGCCGCGAGTTTGCGACCTGCGACGTCGCCTACTACACGCAGCAGCAGCGCCTGTTCCTGAGATTTCTCGAGGCCGGGCTGGTCTACCGCAAGAATGCAAAGGTGAACTGGGATCCGGTCGACATGACCGTCCTGGCGAACGAACAGGTGATCGACGGGCGCGGCTGGCGGTCCGGCGCACTGGTTGAACAGCGCGAATTGACCCAGTGGTTCTTCAAGATTTCCGACTTTTCCGAAGATTTGCTGGACGCGATCGAAACGCTCGACCGCTGGCCGGACAAGGTGCGCCTGATGCAGAAGAACTGGATCGGGCGGTCGGAAGGATTGCGCGTCCGTTTTGAATTCACCAGCCCTGCACCCACCGGCGACACGTCACTGGAAATCTTCACGACCCGTCCGGACACCCTGTTCGGTGCGTCCTTCATGGGTCTTTCCCCGGATCACCCGATTTCGGCGAAACTTGCTGAAGACAATCCGGAGCTGAAGGCATTCATCGACGAATGCAAGCGGGTCGGAACGTCGGAAGAAGCCATCGAAAAGGCCGAGAAAAAGGGCATCGATACGGGCCTGCGCGTCCGCCATCCGCTCGACAACACGCTGGAACTGCCGGTCTATGTCGCCAACTTCATCCTGATGGACTACGGCACCGGCGCGATCTTTGCCTGTCCGGCGCATGACCAGCGCGACCTCGATTTCGCCCGGAAATACGGACTCCCGGTCAAGCCGGTCGTGCTGCCGAAGGACGCCGACCCGGCCACCTTCGAGATCGGCACCGAGGCCTATACCGAGGACGGCACCATCTTCAATTCGGATTTCATGAATGGCATGTCCATTCCCGACGCGAAGGAAGCGATTGCACAGAAACTGGAATCTCTCACCGTCGACGGTGCACCGCAGGGTGAACGCCAGATCAACTACCGTCTGCGCGACTGGGGCATATCGCGCCAGCGCTACTGGGGATGTCCGATCCCGGTCATTCACTGCGACACGTGCGGCGTTGTTCCGGAGAAGGACGAGAACCTGCCGGTTCAGCTGCCGGATGACATCAATTTCGACAAGCCCGGCAATCCGCTCGACCGGCATCCGACCTGGCGCGAGACAACCTGCCCGAAATGCGGCAAGCCCGCCAGGCGCGAAACCGACACGATGGACACCTTCGTCGATTCCTCCTGGTACTTCGTCCGGTTCACCGCCCCTGACTGCGATCAGCCGACGGATCCGGAAGCCGCAAATGGCTGGCTGCCGGTCGATCAGTATATCGGCGGCATCGAGCACGCGATCCTGCACCTCCTCTATTCGCGGTTCTTCACACGCGCGATGCAGAAAGTCGGTGCACTCGATCTGAAGGAACCGTTCAAGGGACTGTTCACGCAGGGCATGGTCACGCACGAGACCTATCGGCTCGGAGAAGGCGCGAACGGCGCGTGGATCTCGCCGGCGGAAATCCGGATCGAGGACGTTGACGGAAAACGGCGCGCCACGCTGCTGGACACGGGCGAGGAAGTCGCGATCGGCTCGATCGAAAAGATGTCGAAGTCGAAAAGAAATACCGTCGATCCGACCGATATCATCGACACTTACGGTGCTGATACCGCCCGCTGGTTCATGCTGTCCGACAGCCCGCCCGAGCGCGACGTGATCTGGACGGAAGACGGCGTTCAGGGTGCCTGGCGCTTCGTGCAGCGGGTGTGGCGTCTGATCGGCGAGATTTCCGACAGCTGCGAACCGCGCAACGGCGCGGCACCTGATGTGTCCGGCAGGGCGCTCGATCTCCGCCGCGCCAGCCACAAGACGCTTCACGCGGTTTCCAGCGACCTGGAAGCACTTGCCTTCAACAGGGCGGTTGCGCGTCTGTACGAACTGGTCAACACGATCAGCAAGACGATCAGCGACGGCATTGCCGACGACCAGACGGAATACGCCGTGCGCGAAGCGGCCGATTATCTCGTTCAGATGATGGCGCCGATGATGCCGCATCTTGCCGAGGAGTGCTGGTCCGCCCTGGGCCACGACAATCTCATTTCGGAAACCAGGTGGCCCGTCGCCGATCCGGCCCTGTTAGCGGAAGATTCAGTTACTTATCCTATTCAGATCAACGGAAAACGCCGGGGCGAGCTGGAAATTGCAAAAGAGGCTTCCAAAGAGGAGGTCGAAGCAGCTACCTTGGCGCTGGACTTCGTTCGCAAGGCGTTGAACGGAAATCAGCCGAAGAAACTTATCGTGGTGCCGCAAAGGATTGTGAATGTCGTTGTGTAG
- the gntH gene encoding guanitoxin biosynthesis MBL fold metallo-hydrolase GntH — translation MSDHTNDDDRKTDNATEEDRVENPNRRSVLKGMATGAAVTGAATVASEGAQAHSGDGPLGEALKNPYGGRPAGGISLPEYFRPTKYMTGSNANYFPLSEELGPDEMRISFCGSTPYPPREDQAGTCIMVELGNGKRFFFDFGSGCVRNIIGMQVPGQLINDIFITHLHVDHYADIPYIYPFRAWSGGYTPLRIHGPSGRTPELGTQGMVNGMQQMMKWHLEAFDVFPIGDGYEIEVNEFDYREEGGIVYDQDGVVIRSWPRSHAKDGAVGYRLDWNGLSFVWTGDGRPDELSRKYGEGVDVFVTEMSGQDIGQLMTYKYGLPQELFNYTIDTHHTSHYAVGKLFADTRPRLGMVTHYTQDEDIDAEMLAGIRAHYDGLFQWGLDVAVVNVTKEAIWYRKATLPGKSGTVPPFRELAAAEEAGRLSLPDEVVLPEPRSSRAEQQDQKYRDMEIDPKEYYPADVFREPGTEWPSGFSINVDDVIPNRKKPE, via the coding sequence ATGAGTGATCACACCAACGACGACGACCGCAAAACCGACAATGCGACGGAAGAGGACCGGGTTGAAAATCCGAACAGGCGCAGCGTCCTGAAAGGGATGGCAACCGGAGCGGCGGTAACCGGCGCGGCAACGGTCGCCTCTGAAGGAGCGCAGGCCCACTCGGGCGACGGACCTCTGGGCGAGGCTCTCAAAAACCCCTATGGTGGCCGCCCGGCAGGTGGCATTTCGCTACCTGAGTACTTCCGACCGACAAAGTACATGACTGGCTCCAATGCCAATTACTTTCCCTTGTCTGAAGAACTCGGCCCTGACGAAATGCGCATATCCTTTTGCGGATCCACGCCCTACCCGCCGAGAGAGGACCAAGCCGGAACATGCATCATGGTCGAGCTTGGAAATGGCAAGAGGTTCTTTTTCGACTTCGGCTCCGGATGCGTACGCAACATTATTGGCATGCAGGTTCCCGGCCAGCTGATTAACGACATTTTCATTACGCACCTTCATGTCGACCACTACGCCGACATTCCTTACATCTATCCCTTTCGCGCCTGGTCCGGCGGCTATACGCCATTGCGTATCCACGGACCCTCCGGCCGTACGCCCGAACTTGGCACCCAGGGCATGGTCAACGGCATGCAGCAGATGATGAAATGGCACCTCGAAGCCTTCGATGTGTTTCCGATTGGCGACGGGTATGAAATCGAGGTCAATGAGTTCGACTATCGCGAGGAAGGCGGCATTGTTTATGATCAGGACGGCGTTGTCATTCGGAGCTGGCCACGCAGCCACGCCAAGGATGGTGCCGTCGGCTACCGCCTCGACTGGAATGGCCTGAGTTTCGTTTGGACAGGTGACGGCCGCCCGGACGAGCTTTCACGCAAATACGGCGAAGGTGTCGACGTATTTGTTACGGAGATGTCCGGCCAGGACATCGGCCAGCTCATGACCTACAAATATGGTCTGCCGCAGGAACTCTTCAACTACACGATCGATACGCACCATACGTCCCACTATGCGGTCGGAAAACTGTTTGCTGACACACGTCCCCGACTGGGAATGGTGACGCACTATACCCAGGATGAAGATATTGATGCAGAAATGCTGGCCGGCATCCGCGCCCACTATGATGGCTTGTTCCAATGGGGGCTGGATGTCGCGGTCGTCAATGTTACCAAGGAAGCTATCTGGTACCGAAAAGCCACTCTTCCTGGAAAATCCGGTACGGTTCCGCCATTCCGCGAGCTTGCCGCGGCTGAAGAGGCAGGTCGTTTGTCGTTACCCGACGAGGTCGTATTGCCGGAACCGCGCTCTTCTCGGGCCGAGCAACAGGATCAGAAATACCGGGACATGGAGATCGATCCCAAGGAATACTATCCGGCAGATGTGTTCCGTGAGCCCGGGACCGAATGGCCGTCTGGTTTTTCAATCAATGTCGATGACGTGATCCCTAACCGTAAGAAACCGGAGTAG
- a CDS encoding YggS family pyridoxal phosphate-dependent enzyme — MSSATDRLSQVQSDIRGAETESGRPENAVRLIAVSKTFAAEDILPVLDAGQRIFGENRVQEAMGKWPGLREIYADIELHLIGPLQSNKAREAVATFDVIHTVDRPKIAKALKAEMDRQGRNLPCFIQVNTGEEPQKAGIPPKDVEAFLADCRDAVGLNIVGLMCIPPIDEAPGEHFALLEKLAKRAGLQQLSMGMSSDYGVAIGFGATFVRVGSAIFGARG; from the coding sequence ATGTCCTCCGCCACAGATCGTCTTTCACAGGTTCAGTCCGACATTCGCGGCGCGGAGACGGAATCCGGCAGACCGGAAAACGCGGTTCGGCTGATTGCCGTTTCCAAGACATTTGCCGCCGAAGACATTCTGCCGGTCCTGGACGCCGGCCAGCGCATCTTCGGCGAGAACCGCGTCCAGGAAGCGATGGGGAAGTGGCCCGGATTGCGCGAGATCTATGCCGATATCGAGTTGCATCTGATCGGGCCGCTTCAGTCCAACAAGGCCCGCGAGGCCGTGGCGACATTCGATGTCATTCATACCGTTGACCGCCCGAAAATCGCCAAGGCTCTCAAGGCGGAAATGGACCGGCAGGGCAGAAATCTTCCCTGCTTCATTCAGGTGAATACGGGTGAAGAACCTCAAAAGGCCGGCATTCCGCCAAAGGATGTCGAGGCCTTCCTCGCCGACTGCCGCGATGCCGTCGGGCTGAACATCGTCGGTCTGATGTGCATCCCGCCGATCGACGAAGCGCCCGGCGAACACTTCGCGCTCCTGGAAAAGCTGGCGAAACGCGCCGGCCTTCAGCAGCTCTCCATGGGCATGTCCTCCGACTACGGGGTGGCCATCGGGTTCGGGGCGACGTTTGTCCGTGTGGGTTCAGCGATCTTTGGCGCGCGCGGCTGA
- a CDS encoding ParA family protein, producing MSMLPEKPRVLALANQKGGVGKTTTAINLGTALAAIGEKVLVVDLDPQGNASTGLGIEHRDRGLSTYEILSGDCSMAEAIRETAVQRLWVAPSTMDLLGLELEIASTSDRAFRLRNAIESLTHSRLFQEVGFTYVLIDCPPSLNLLTINALSASHSILVPLQCEFFALEGLSQLLSTVEQVKGALNAELSIHGIVLTMYDSRNNLSSQVVADVRETMGDAVYETIIPRNVRVSEAPSYGKPALLYDLKCAGSQAYLRLASEIIQRERQLRRVAA from the coding sequence ATGAGCATGCTTCCCGAAAAACCGCGCGTTCTTGCGCTTGCGAACCAGAAGGGCGGCGTTGGCAAGACCACAACCGCGATCAATCTGGGAACAGCACTGGCCGCGATCGGTGAGAAGGTTCTGGTCGTAGACCTAGACCCCCAGGGCAACGCCTCGACCGGACTTGGGATCGAGCATCGCGACCGGGGTCTTTCAACCTATGAAATTCTCAGCGGTGATTGTTCGATGGCCGAGGCGATCCGAGAGACGGCCGTGCAGCGGCTCTGGGTTGCACCGTCGACCATGGATCTGCTCGGGTTGGAGCTGGAGATTGCGTCAACCAGCGATCGGGCGTTTCGCCTGCGCAATGCCATCGAGAGCCTGACGCATTCGCGTCTGTTCCAGGAAGTCGGGTTCACCTATGTCCTGATCGACTGTCCGCCATCGCTCAATCTTTTGACGATCAACGCCCTGTCAGCGTCGCATTCCATTCTTGTTCCGCTCCAGTGCGAGTTTTTCGCTCTTGAAGGTCTCAGCCAGCTGTTGAGCACGGTGGAGCAGGTCAAGGGTGCGTTGAATGCCGAACTGAGCATACACGGCATTGTCCTGACCATGTATGACAGCCGGAACAACCTCTCCAGCCAGGTCGTCGCCGATGTACGCGAGACGATGGGCGACGCGGTTTACGAAACGATTATCCCGAGGAACGTCCGCGTTTCCGAGGCGCCGTCCTACGGCAAGCCGGCGCTACTTTACGATCTGAAATGTGCCGGAAGCCAGGCCTATCTTCGCCTGGCATCGGAGATCATTCAGCGGGAACGGCAATTGCGTCGTGTTGCGGCTTAA
- a CDS encoding GTP-binding protein, with protein MIEFGEKSAVPVTILTGFLGSGKTTLLNRILTGKHGLRVAVLVNDFGSINIDADLVVGIEDDVMSLANGCVCCSIRDDLIETVEQVLARDERPEYIILEASGVSDPSSIAMTFTDQKFRNLIRLDSIVCLVDAEQIFAAPEQMELKLRQIAFSDMVILNKVDLVDSETVAEVHKWLGSRFKRYRLVEAVNAQVPLDILLSVGRFAESQLKDADHHVHGPGCGCSEHQHEDIDKHSHAAQFATTMVRSDRPLRLSALKSAVKQLPGGVYRMKGFVFSEEDPDHRIIVQVVGKRIDIARDEAWGTRQPESRLVAIGAPGSVSEDTLRSMILEAA; from the coding sequence ATGATCGAGTTTGGAGAAAAATCTGCGGTGCCGGTAACAATCCTGACCGGCTTCCTGGGGTCGGGAAAGACGACCTTGCTCAACCGGATCCTCACCGGAAAGCATGGACTGCGCGTTGCCGTTCTGGTGAACGATTTCGGGTCCATAAACATCGATGCCGACCTTGTCGTCGGCATCGAGGACGATGTCATGAGCCTTGCCAACGGGTGCGTGTGCTGCTCCATCAGGGATGACCTGATCGAAACTGTCGAACAGGTTCTGGCGCGAGACGAGAGACCGGAATACATCATCCTCGAGGCCAGCGGCGTCTCGGACCCGTCCTCGATCGCGATGACATTCACGGATCAAAAGTTCCGCAACCTGATCCGCCTGGACAGCATCGTATGTCTCGTGGACGCGGAACAGATTTTTGCTGCTCCGGAACAGATGGAACTGAAGCTCCGCCAGATCGCATTCTCGGACATGGTCATCCTGAACAAGGTCGACCTGGTCGACAGTGAAACAGTGGCCGAAGTCCATAAGTGGCTCGGTTCGCGCTTCAAACGCTACCGGCTCGTGGAAGCGGTCAACGCGCAAGTCCCGCTCGATATTCTTCTGTCGGTCGGGCGGTTCGCGGAGAGTCAGCTCAAAGATGCAGATCACCATGTTCATGGACCGGGGTGCGGATGTTCTGAGCACCAACACGAGGACATCGACAAGCACTCACACGCGGCGCAGTTTGCAACGACCATGGTTCGTTCGGACAGGCCGCTGCGATTGTCAGCCCTCAAAAGCGCCGTCAAACAATTGCCGGGGGGTGTTTACCGGATGAAGGGATTTGTCTTCAGCGAAGAAGATCCCGATCATCGCATTATTGTCCAGGTCGTGGGCAAGCGGATCGACATCGCCCGGGACGAGGCGTGGGGAACGCGGCAACCGGAAAGCCGGTTGGTGGCGATTGGCGCGCCAGGCAGCGTTAGCGAGGACACTTTGCGGTCCATGATTCTTGAGGCCGCGTAG
- the rsmG gene encoding 16S rRNA (guanine(527)-N(7))-methyltransferase RsmG, which yields MGRAVVLKDTGKVVHKFGDVSRETLDRLQIFVDLVLKWQPAQNLIAPSTIPDIWMRHVVDSLQTQWTYPEAFTWVDIGSGGGFPGIVTAILLADTPGSHVHLIESNQRKAAFLRTALRETGSTGSVHPGRIESVAKEWSHGSVDAVSARALASLDLLFRLAKPFTDGGAKAVFHKGQDFQREVDEAADSWNFDLVEKTSVVDPTSRMLLFSDVSARSE from the coding sequence ATGGGCCGTGCCGTCGTGTTGAAAGACACTGGAAAAGTTGTTCACAAGTTTGGGGATGTTTCACGTGAAACGTTGGACAGGCTCCAGATCTTTGTCGATCTCGTCTTAAAGTGGCAACCGGCACAAAACCTTATTGCGCCGTCGACGATCCCCGATATCTGGATGCGTCACGTGGTTGACAGTCTGCAAACCCAGTGGACTTATCCAGAGGCCTTTACCTGGGTGGATATCGGCAGCGGCGGAGGCTTTCCCGGCATTGTGACGGCAATTCTTCTTGCTGATACGCCAGGGTCCCATGTTCACCTGATCGAGAGCAATCAGCGCAAGGCGGCATTCCTGCGCACGGCATTGCGTGAAACCGGCTCGACAGGGTCCGTTCATCCGGGCCGGATCGAATCGGTTGCGAAAGAATGGTCACATGGGTCTGTCGACGCCGTGTCGGCGCGCGCCCTGGCTTCCCTCGACCTGCTGTTTCGTCTTGCGAAGCCTTTTACGGATGGTGGCGCGAAGGCTGTTTTCCACAAAGGTCAGGATTTTCAAAGAGAAGTTGATGAAGCCGCTGACTCTTGGAACTTCGATCTGGTAGAAAAGACGAGTGTTGTAGATCCCACGAGCCGGATGCTTCTTTTCTCTGATGTATCAGCCCGGTCCGAATAG
- the holA gene encoding DNA polymerase III subunit delta produces MTVLKVAETDRFVANPPEGGALVLVFGPDTGLVSERATRLAARASEGESDPFNLVKIDADEIAGDPNRLIDEVLTIPLFGGRRIVWVKDAGGKNLVPAVEPVLKLDDLQTFVILEAGDIKKGAGLRKLIEPSKRAFAIPCYADNDRGIDQLIDEETREAGLTITREARALLHGLLGGDRMASRGELKKLCLFALGKDRIESEDIEAIIGDASEFEMSELIDAAGTGDIATLDHGLQRLSDAGSKASIIANQALKHFQNLHRMRIDIDKGKSVQAVIDQQRPPVFFSRKPGMSRQLQIWSLSDLERAMEILAEATKISRLNDPLGVPVLSEALLTLGRVARARGQRR; encoded by the coding sequence GTGACAGTCCTGAAAGTAGCCGAAACGGACCGATTTGTCGCCAACCCGCCTGAAGGCGGTGCGCTGGTGCTCGTGTTCGGACCGGACACCGGTCTTGTCTCCGAGCGCGCCACGCGCCTCGCCGCAAGGGCGTCGGAAGGCGAAAGCGATCCTTTCAACCTGGTGAAAATCGACGCCGACGAGATTGCCGGTGACCCGAACCGGCTGATTGACGAGGTGCTCACGATACCGCTCTTCGGGGGCCGCAGGATCGTCTGGGTCAAGGATGCAGGCGGCAAGAACCTGGTACCCGCCGTCGAACCCGTCCTGAAGCTGGACGATCTGCAGACCTTCGTCATCCTGGAAGCCGGTGACATCAAGAAGGGTGCGGGTCTCAGGAAGCTGATCGAACCCAGCAAGCGGGCCTTTGCGATCCCTTGCTATGCCGATAACGACCGCGGCATCGACCAGCTCATCGACGAGGAAACCCGCGAAGCCGGCCTCACCATAACCCGCGAAGCGCGCGCCCTGCTGCACGGGTTGCTCGGCGGCGACCGCATGGCCAGCCGCGGGGAACTCAAGAAACTGTGTCTTTTCGCACTTGGCAAGGACCGTATCGAGAGCGAGGACATAGAAGCCATCATCGGCGATGCCTCCGAATTCGAGATGTCCGAACTCATCGACGCTGCCGGCACCGGCGACATCGCCACCCTGGACCACGGTCTCCAGCGGCTCTCCGATGCCGGGTCAAAGGCCTCCATCATCGCCAACCAGGCTCTGAAGCACTTTCAGAATTTGCATCGGATGCGAATCGACATTGATAAAGGCAAGAGTGTTCAAGCCGTTATCGACCAGCAGCGCCCACCGGTATTCTTCAGCCGCAAACCCGGAATGTCGCGGCAACTGCAGATCTGGTCACTGTCCGATCTGGAACGCGCAATGGAAATCCTCGCCGAGGCAACGAAGATCTCCCGTCTCAACGACCCCCTCGGCGTGCCAGTCCTCTCCGAGGCCCTTCTGACCCTGGGAAGAGTCGCAAGAGCCCGCGGGCAACGGCGCTGA
- a CDS encoding ParB/RepB/Spo0J family partition protein, with protein sequence MAERDGKNKRLGRGLAALIGDSAPEAAAPPEKVIRDSRRVPIEHLEPNPRNPRKTFTEKDLADLAESLKAKGIVQPILVRPAAGKVNRFEIIAGERRWRAAQRVGLHEAPIIIRDVTDQEALELAIIENVQRADLNPIEEAMGYDQLTAEFEYSQGELAKVIGKSRSHVANTMRLLKLPNSVKDYLAEGLLTAGHARALITVEDPAALAELIVERGLTVRDAEKISQDPDALAKLKGGKAPAEKQQKDADTKALEKRLTDMLGLKVVVGHKPGKESGDLKIKYTSLEQLDELCRKLGVETR encoded by the coding sequence ATGGCTGAGAGAGACGGCAAGAACAAGCGTTTGGGCCGAGGGTTGGCTGCCTTGATCGGAGATTCGGCGCCGGAAGCGGCAGCTCCGCCTGAAAAGGTCATCAGGGACAGCAGACGCGTTCCGATCGAGCATCTTGAACCCAATCCACGCAACCCGCGCAAGACCTTCACCGAAAAGGATCTCGCTGATCTGGCGGAATCGCTCAAGGCAAAAGGTATCGTTCAGCCGATCCTTGTGCGTCCGGCGGCCGGCAAAGTCAACCGGTTCGAAATCATCGCAGGGGAGCGGCGCTGGCGCGCCGCGCAGCGGGTTGGCCTTCACGAGGCGCCGATCATTATACGCGATGTGACCGACCAGGAGGCACTGGAACTCGCGATCATCGAGAACGTTCAGCGGGCAGACCTCAATCCGATCGAAGAAGCAATGGGTTACGATCAACTCACGGCTGAATTCGAGTACAGTCAGGGTGAGCTGGCCAAGGTCATCGGCAAGAGCCGGAGCCACGTTGCCAACACCATGCGCCTGCTGAAACTGCCGAACTCGGTGAAGGACTATCTTGCGGAAGGCCTGCTGACGGCGGGGCATGCCCGCGCGCTGATTACGGTTGAAGATCCCGCGGCACTTGCAGAACTGATTGTCGAGAGAGGCCTGACCGTCCGGGACGCGGAAAAGATCTCCCAGGATCCGGACGCGCTTGCCAAGCTCAAAGGCGGCAAGGCACCTGCGGAGAAACAGCAAAAGGATGCGGACACGAAGGCGCTTGAAAAGCGGCTGACCGATATGCTGGGTCTGAAAGTGGTTGTCGGGCACAAGCCGGGCAAGGAGTCCGGTGATCTCAAGATCAAATATACCTCGCTCGAGCAGCTCGACGAATTGTGCAGGAAACTCGGCGTTGAAACGCGTTAA